A single genomic interval of Zobellia nedashkovskayae harbors:
- a CDS encoding solute:sodium symporter family transporter: protein MIGILSFVGFTALVAIISYFATRSTDENSSDGYFLGGRSLTAGVIAGSLLLTNLSTEQIVGLNGQSYTEGIVVMAWETLAAIAMVVTAIFLLPRYLKGGITTVPQFLKDRYDVTTKTLTSVLFLTGYVVVLLPTILYSGALAISTMFDLPTMLGVSDSTALNMSIWGIGIIGSIYAVFGGLKAVAVSDTINAVGLLIGGLLIPIFGLMAIGDGSVFGGLDVLYQANPDKFDSTGEITNSVPFSTLFTGMMLINLFYWGTNQQIIQRALGAKNLAEGQKGLLLASFIKILGPLIVVLPGIIAFHYFQGGLEMPDQAYPALVNAVLPKYLVGFFVAVLFGAILSSFNSVLNSSVTLFGLDVYKQHINPEATEQTVVKYGKIFGIVLAVGAMLIAPLISNAGSLFAYLQELNGIYTIPIFTIIVVGYLTKRVPAIAAKIGIIAGVVLYCFSQFYLQPLFVDGALEEAAAAGLTDPEALALVKAEAYPHFIHVMAILFVVNASIMLIIGKIRPNEVPFELEYTKQVSIEPYKYVKQVGIVICFIVIALYVYFAK from the coding sequence ATGATAGGAATTTTGTCTTTTGTAGGCTTTACCGCTCTGGTGGCCATAATATCTTATTTTGCAACACGATCAACAGATGAGAATTCTTCTGATGGGTATTTTTTAGGAGGAAGAAGTCTTACTGCAGGTGTAATTGCAGGATCCTTGTTGTTGACGAACCTTTCTACGGAACAGATTGTTGGTCTTAACGGACAATCATATACAGAAGGTATTGTTGTGATGGCTTGGGAAACACTTGCTGCTATCGCTATGGTGGTTACCGCTATTTTCTTGCTGCCTAGGTATTTAAAAGGAGGAATAACAACGGTTCCCCAGTTCCTTAAGGATAGATATGACGTTACAACAAAAACCCTTACCTCGGTTTTGTTTCTTACTGGTTATGTAGTGGTGTTGTTGCCAACTATTCTCTACTCTGGAGCGCTTGCAATCAGTACCATGTTTGATTTACCCACTATGTTAGGTGTCTCTGATAGTACGGCCTTAAACATGAGTATATGGGGTATTGGTATCATTGGTTCTATATATGCCGTATTCGGTGGATTGAAGGCTGTTGCTGTTTCTGATACGATAAACGCTGTTGGGCTTCTGATAGGTGGACTGTTGATACCTATTTTTGGACTTATGGCCATTGGTGATGGAAGTGTTTTTGGAGGATTAGATGTTCTTTATCAAGCTAATCCTGATAAATTTGATTCTACGGGAGAAATTACGAACAGTGTGCCATTTTCTACTCTGTTTACAGGTATGATGTTGATTAACTTATTCTATTGGGGTACGAACCAACAAATAATACAAAGAGCTTTAGGTGCCAAAAACTTGGCCGAAGGGCAGAAGGGTTTGTTGCTAGCTTCTTTTATTAAGATTTTAGGGCCGTTAATTGTAGTGCTTCCTGGTATTATTGCTTTTCATTATTTTCAAGGCGGATTAGAAATGCCTGATCAGGCGTATCCAGCTTTGGTAAATGCAGTATTGCCTAAATATTTAGTTGGCTTTTTTGTAGCTGTACTTTTTGGAGCAATTTTAAGCTCCTTCAATAGTGTATTGAACAGTTCTGTTACTTTGTTCGGCTTGGATGTTTACAAGCAGCATATAAACCCAGAAGCTACTGAGCAAACGGTAGTGAAGTATGGTAAGATTTTTGGTATTGTTTTAGCTGTTGGGGCTATGCTTATTGCGCCACTAATATCTAATGCAGGTAGTCTCTTTGCCTATTTACAGGAGTTAAACGGTATTTATACCATTCCAATATTTACTATAATCGTAGTGGGGTATCTTACCAAACGTGTTCCTGCAATTGCCGCTAAAATCGGTATTATTGCCGGTGTTGTACTGTACTGTTTCAGTCAGTTCTATTTACAGCCTTTATTTGTTGATGGTGCTCTGGAAGAAGCTGCCGCAGCAGGTTTGACTGACCCTGAAGCATTGGCATTAGTGAAGGCAGAAGCATATCCGCACTTCATACATGTAATGGCCATTTTATTTGTGGTCAACGCATCAATTATGTTAATTATAGGTAAAATAAGACCGAACGAAGTACCATTTGAACTTGAGTATACAAAACAAGTATCTATAGAACCTTACAAGTACGTGAAGCAAGTAGGTATTGTTATCTGTTTTATAGTGATTGCATTGTATGTATACTTTGCAAAGTAG